One part of the Streptomyces sp. AM 2-1-1 genome encodes these proteins:
- a CDS encoding SEC-C domain-containing protein has translation MRPDTPAEHITEAERLLRTAARYPEDREPLLLQAAAHLELAGERARAATLYDDLLTADGGNPEDPHLVKALKAANLWEYGHEAEARAILDGLRVSAPRTAGPWTIAAETLEAHDELDAAHDVFSQALTLLLTPDEDVPYATHALLTGRHRVRRLRGADHDDWDRLADSLHTADVPLDELHDPKRLWSLGSSDPNELKAEITRLRAELGVYRLALSRPFPVAVLHWPAAELSELLAAYPDLATEYPTHTGHLTAVETALRDLRAAGTPNLGIVTGTIPSYEAFAASEATSPADPDLLPLYATTLAARGRALPWPPSRTAGCWCGSGDAYGECHGAS, from the coding sequence ATGCGCCCCGACACGCCTGCCGAGCACATCACCGAAGCCGAGCGACTGCTGCGCACCGCGGCGCGCTACCCGGAGGACCGCGAGCCGCTGCTCCTCCAGGCCGCGGCCCATCTGGAACTCGCCGGCGAGCGCGCCCGCGCCGCGACCCTCTACGACGACCTGCTCACCGCGGACGGCGGCAACCCCGAAGACCCCCACCTGGTGAAGGCCCTCAAGGCCGCCAACCTCTGGGAGTACGGCCACGAGGCCGAGGCCCGCGCGATCCTCGACGGCCTGCGCGTCTCGGCCCCCCGCACGGCGGGCCCGTGGACGATCGCCGCCGAGACGCTGGAAGCGCACGACGAACTGGACGCCGCCCACGACGTCTTCTCCCAGGCGCTGACGCTGCTGCTGACGCCGGACGAGGACGTCCCGTACGCCACACACGCCCTGCTCACCGGCCGCCACCGCGTCCGTCGGCTGCGCGGCGCGGACCACGACGACTGGGACCGCCTCGCCGACTCCCTGCACACGGCCGACGTCCCGCTCGACGAACTCCACGACCCCAAGCGCCTCTGGTCCCTCGGCTCCTCGGACCCGAACGAGCTGAAAGCGGAGATCACCCGCCTCCGCGCCGAACTCGGCGTCTACCGCCTGGCCCTCTCCCGGCCCTTCCCGGTCGCCGTCCTGCACTGGCCCGCGGCCGAGCTCTCCGAACTGCTCGCCGCCTACCCGGACCTGGCCACCGAGTACCCCACGCACACCGGCCACCTGACCGCCGTGGAGACCGCCCTGCGCGACCTCCGGGCCGCCGGCACCCCCAACCTCGGCATCGTCACCGGCACCATCCCCTCCTACGAGGCCTTCGCCGCCTCCGAGGCCACCTCCCCCGCCGACCCCGACCTCCTCCCCCTCTACGCCACCACCCTCGCCGCCCGAGGCCGAGCCCTCCCCTGGCCCCCGTCCCGCACCGCTGGGTGCTGGTGCGGGTCGGGGGACGCGTACGGGGAGTGTCACGGGGCGTCGTAG
- a CDS encoding DUF3311 domain-containing protein gives MLRRRPQVLWLLVPYVLYLGALPWVNRVEPVVFGLPFLFVWMLGATVLTPVAVWLTRRGDRR, from the coding sequence GTGCTGAGAAGACGTCCGCAGGTGCTGTGGTTGCTGGTCCCGTACGTGCTCTACCTCGGAGCCCTGCCGTGGGTGAACCGGGTGGAGCCCGTCGTGTTCGGGCTGCCGTTCCTCTTCGTCTGGATGCTCGGTGCGACCGTGCTGACGCCCGTCGCCGTCTGGCTGACCCGGCGGGGGGACCGCCGGTGA
- a CDS encoding sodium:solute symporter family protein: MNAVVATSVFAGFMVLTVALGLLALRGRGGGGGGLAEWSVGGRSLGAVFIWVLMAGEGYTSFSYLGAAGWGYNYGAPVLYVIAYMSCGYALGYLVGPTLWGYARRHGLVGITDMVAHRFRRPWLGAVVAVLATVFLLPYIQLQITGMGVVVSTISYGAISLNWAYFVAFAVTTGFVVVSGLRGSAWVSVLKDVMVIGTLGFLAFYVPVHYFDGYGPFLDRIVSEKSEWLTFPGHGDSGLGEAWFISTSFLNSLTVVIFPTTVAGYLGARNADVLRRNAMWLPAYNVLLFVPMLLGMAALFVVPGLVGADSNLALFELVTDSLPAWAVGVVGVAAALSSIVPMAVFMLVIGTMWGRSVLSLVPRWRQRQKGAAQIVVVVAGGLALLLTYLAPNTLVRLSLISYEGMAQLLPMVLLALVWRRLTFAGAFSGLAVGVSVVCVLVFRGDDPVWGVNAGLVALAANLVVALAVTYAGPRDRDERPDDEVLARDEIEPPTGTAAATV, from the coding sequence GTGAACGCCGTCGTCGCCACCTCCGTCTTCGCCGGCTTCATGGTGCTCACCGTCGCGCTCGGCCTGCTCGCGCTGCGCGGGCGGGGCGGCGGAGGAGGCGGGCTCGCGGAGTGGTCGGTGGGCGGGCGGAGCCTGGGAGCCGTCTTCATCTGGGTGCTGATGGCGGGCGAGGGCTACACCAGTTTCAGCTACCTCGGCGCCGCGGGCTGGGGGTACAACTACGGCGCACCGGTGCTGTACGTCATCGCGTACATGTCCTGCGGGTACGCCCTCGGGTACCTGGTCGGCCCCACCCTGTGGGGGTACGCGCGCCGGCACGGCCTCGTCGGGATCACCGACATGGTCGCGCACCGCTTCCGGCGGCCCTGGCTCGGCGCGGTCGTCGCCGTCCTCGCCACCGTCTTCCTGCTGCCGTACATCCAGCTCCAGATCACCGGCATGGGCGTGGTCGTCTCGACGATCTCGTACGGGGCGATCAGTCTGAACTGGGCCTACTTCGTCGCCTTCGCCGTCACCACCGGTTTCGTGGTGGTCAGCGGGCTGCGCGGCAGCGCCTGGGTGTCGGTGCTGAAGGACGTGATGGTCATCGGGACCCTCGGGTTCCTCGCGTTCTACGTACCGGTCCACTACTTCGACGGGTACGGCCCCTTCCTGGACCGGATCGTCAGCGAGAAGAGCGAGTGGCTGACGTTCCCCGGCCACGGCGACAGCGGGCTCGGCGAGGCGTGGTTCATCAGTACGTCCTTCCTCAACTCGCTCACCGTGGTGATCTTCCCGACCACCGTCGCCGGTTACCTCGGCGCGCGGAACGCCGACGTCCTGCGGCGCAACGCCATGTGGCTGCCCGCCTACAACGTCCTCCTCTTCGTCCCCATGCTCCTCGGCATGGCCGCCCTCTTCGTCGTACCGGGACTGGTCGGGGCGGACTCCAACCTCGCGCTCTTCGAGCTCGTCACCGACTCGCTGCCCGCCTGGGCGGTCGGCGTCGTCGGGGTCGCCGCCGCTCTCTCCTCGATCGTGCCCATGGCCGTCTTCATGCTGGTCATCGGCACGATGTGGGGGCGCAGCGTCCTCTCGCTCGTGCCCCGCTGGCGGCAGCGGCAGAAGGGCGCGGCGCAGATCGTGGTCGTGGTGGCCGGCGGGCTCGCGCTGCTCCTCACCTACCTCGCGCCCAACACTCTCGTGCGGCTCTCGCTCATCTCGTACGAGGGGATGGCGCAGCTCCTCCCGATGGTGCTGCTGGCGCTGGTGTGGCGGCGGCTCACCTTCGCCGGGGCGTTCAGCGGGCTGGCGGTGGGGGTGAGCGTGGTCTGTGTGCTCGTCTTCCGCGGCGACGACCCGGTGTGGGGCGTCAACGCCGGGCTCGTCGCGCTCGCGGCCAACCTGGTGGTGGCGCTGGCGGTGACGTACGCCGGACCGCGCGACCGGGACGAGCGGCCGGACGACGAGGTGCTCGCCCGCGATGAGATCGAGCCGCCGACCGGGACGGCCGCCGCCACCGTGTGA
- a CDS encoding DUF6412 domain-containing protein, translated as MSDTRTHVYTGHLRGSFARLLRPAGLLLLFVAEILLAEGGSLSAAVALAATAAAGSALLVCSVISARCAAPVPRTRVRTALRDREHRTAFLPQRDPDARGRTRPRAPGRPVLTAAA; from the coding sequence ATGAGCGACACGCGTACGCACGTGTACACCGGCCACCTCCGCGGCTCCTTCGCGCGGCTGCTCCGGCCCGCGGGACTGCTGCTCCTCTTCGTCGCGGAGATCCTCCTCGCCGAGGGCGGCAGCCTCTCCGCCGCCGTCGCGCTCGCCGCCACCGCCGCGGCCGGCTCCGCACTCCTCGTCTGCTCGGTGATCAGCGCGCGCTGTGCCGCACCCGTTCCCCGGACGCGGGTCCGCACCGCGCTCAGGGACCGTGAACACCGCACCGCGTTCCTGCCCCAGCGCGATCCCGATGCCAGGGGACGCACACGTCCTCGCGCACCCGGGCGGCCCGTGCTGACGGCCGCCGCGTAG
- a CDS encoding YidC/Oxa1 family membrane protein insertase has product MSAFMSAFASLVGAFADLLHPLFQSASAAAAIVLFTALVRLAVHPLSRASARGQKARTRLQPQIAALREKHGKNPERMRKALMELHKEEQVSPLSGCLPSLFQMPAFFLLYHLFSSARIGGEPNELLGHQLFGAPLGERWHHALADGGFFGGQGLVYLGLFAVVAVVAAFNYRRTKRQMALNPVTPATGPDGQPVPGMGAMTKIMPLMSFFTLFTVAVVPLAAALYVVTSTTWTAIERACLYRDAPAAGAAPAPAA; this is encoded by the coding sequence ATGTCCGCGTTCATGTCCGCTTTCGCGAGTCTGGTCGGCGCATTCGCCGACCTGCTCCACCCGCTGTTCCAGTCCGCGTCCGCGGCTGCGGCGATCGTCCTCTTCACCGCGCTGGTGAGGTTGGCCGTGCACCCCCTGTCGCGGGCTTCCGCACGTGGCCAGAAGGCCCGTACCCGCCTCCAGCCGCAGATCGCCGCGTTGCGCGAGAAGCACGGCAAGAACCCCGAGCGCATGCGGAAGGCGCTGATGGAACTGCACAAGGAGGAGCAGGTCTCGCCGCTCTCCGGGTGCCTGCCGAGCCTCTTCCAGATGCCCGCCTTCTTCCTGCTCTACCACCTCTTCTCCAGCGCGCGGATCGGCGGCGAGCCCAACGAACTCCTCGGCCACCAGCTCTTCGGGGCGCCCCTGGGCGAGCGCTGGCACCACGCCCTCGCCGACGGCGGGTTCTTCGGCGGTCAGGGGCTGGTCTACCTCGGTCTCTTCGCGGTCGTCGCGGTCGTGGCCGCCTTCAACTACCGGCGTACGAAGCGCCAGATGGCCCTCAACCCGGTGACACCCGCCACCGGCCCGGACGGACAGCCGGTCCCCGGCATGGGGGCGATGACGAAGATCATGCCGCTGATGTCCTTCTTCACCCTCTTCACCGTGGCCGTGGTGCCGCTCGCCGCAGCGCTGTACGTGGTCACCAGCACGACGTGGACCGCGATCGAAAGGGCCTGCCTCTACCGCGACGCCCCGGCCGCCGGAGCGGCGCCGGCCCCCGCCGCCTGA
- a CDS encoding fumarylacetoacetate hydrolase family protein, translated as MKLLRVGTAGAERPALLAEDGTLRDLSGIVPDIDSALLADEHGLDRVRAAAADPGSLPELDPAGLRTGAPLGRIGKIVCIGLNYHDHAKETGAAIPAEPILFFKAPDTVVGPEDTVLVPRGSEKTDWEVELAVVVGRTARYLGSAEEALEHVAGYTIAHDVSERAFQIERGGTWDKGKNCETFNPLGPWLVTADEVPDPQALPLKLWVNGELKQDGSTARQIFPVGEVVRYLSHFMTLYPGDVINTGTPAGVAMGQPEPKPFLRAGDVVELEIEGLGRQRQVLKDA; from the coding sequence GTGAAGTTGCTTCGAGTCGGCACGGCGGGAGCGGAGCGCCCCGCTCTGCTCGCGGAAGACGGAACCCTGCGCGACCTGTCGGGGATCGTTCCGGACATCGACAGCGCGCTCCTCGCCGACGAGCACGGCCTCGACCGGGTGCGCGCGGCCGCCGCCGACCCCGGCTCGCTGCCCGAGCTGGACCCGGCGGGGCTGCGGACCGGGGCACCCCTCGGCCGCATCGGCAAGATCGTCTGCATCGGGCTGAACTACCACGACCACGCGAAGGAGACCGGTGCGGCGATCCCCGCCGAGCCGATCCTCTTCTTCAAGGCGCCCGACACGGTCGTCGGACCCGAGGACACCGTCCTCGTACCGCGCGGCAGCGAGAAGACCGACTGGGAGGTGGAACTCGCGGTCGTCGTCGGACGCACCGCCCGCTACCTCGGCTCGGCCGAGGAAGCGCTGGAGCACGTCGCCGGCTACACCATCGCGCACGACGTCTCCGAGCGCGCCTTCCAGATCGAGCGGGGCGGCACCTGGGACAAGGGCAAGAACTGCGAGACCTTCAACCCGCTCGGCCCGTGGCTGGTGACCGCTGACGAGGTCCCGGATCCGCAGGCGCTCCCGCTGAAGCTCTGGGTCAACGGCGAGCTGAAGCAGGACGGCAGCACCGCCCGGCAGATCTTCCCGGTCGGCGAAGTCGTGCGCTACCTCAGCCACTTCATGACCCTCTACCCGGGCGACGTGATCAACACCGGCACCCCGGCCGGGGTCGCGATGGGGCAGCCCGAACCGAAGCCGTTCCTGCGGGCTGGCGACGTCGTCGAGCTGGAGATCGAAGGTCTGGGACGCCAGCGGCAGGTGCTGAAGGACGCGTAG
- a CDS encoding heme-degrading domain-containing protein encodes MSKHPDAPTVSELLAQERRLTLPRFGYEEAYALGTLLVRLARARNAPVAIDIRRGPQQLFHVALPGSSADNDAWIDRKRKVVERYGESSYLVGTRFRAKGTTFEESSRLPLNTYAAHGGSFPITVDGAGVIGTVTVSGLPQAEDHALVVRALEEFLATPQG; translated from the coding sequence ATGAGCAAGCACCCCGACGCCCCGACCGTCTCCGAGCTGCTCGCCCAGGAGCGCCGTCTGACCCTGCCGCGCTTCGGGTACGAGGAGGCGTACGCGCTCGGCACCCTCCTCGTCCGGCTGGCCCGGGCGCGCAACGCCCCGGTCGCCATCGACATCCGGCGCGGCCCGCAGCAGCTGTTCCACGTCGCCCTGCCGGGCTCCAGCGCCGACAACGACGCCTGGATCGACCGCAAGCGCAAGGTCGTGGAGCGGTACGGCGAGAGCTCCTACCTCGTCGGCACCCGCTTCCGCGCGAAGGGCACCACCTTCGAGGAGTCCTCCCGCCTGCCGCTGAACACGTACGCCGCGCACGGCGGTTCGTTCCCGATCACCGTGGACGGCGCGGGCGTCATCGGCACCGTCACCGTCTCCGGCCTCCCCCAGGCCGAGGACCACGCCCTGGTGGTGCGGGCGCTGGAGGAGTTCCTGGCGACGCCGCAGGGGTGA
- a CDS encoding Gfo/Idh/MocA family oxidoreductase, with translation MTSPDPLRVALVGYGLAGSVFHAPLIAATEGLVLDTVVTSNEERRAQARAEFPAVRFADAPEELWARAGELDLVVIATPNKTHVPVAKAALAAGLPVVVDKPIAGTAAEARELAAVAEERGLLLSVFQNRRWDNDFLTIARLMADGELGEVQRFESRFERWRPQLKGGWRESGDPQEIGGLLFDLGSHIVDQALVLFGPAVQVYAESDARRPGAATDDDTFIAITHASGVRSHLYASATTAQLGPRFRVLGGRAGYVKYGLDPQEAALREGHRPGSGQEPWGEEPEGLWGRLGSGESPLTGGGLPVRTLPGDYPAYYAAVAAALRGTGENPVTALEAAAALDVLEAARRSAQEGTSVTLVPHPGAPAARPSGTPSTEETRS, from the coding sequence ATGACTTCCCCCGATCCCCTCCGCGTCGCGCTCGTCGGCTACGGCCTGGCGGGTTCCGTCTTCCACGCCCCGCTGATCGCGGCGACCGAGGGCCTCGTGCTCGACACGGTCGTCACGTCGAACGAGGAGCGGCGGGCGCAGGCCCGCGCGGAGTTCCCCGCCGTCCGGTTCGCCGACGCGCCCGAGGAGCTGTGGGCGCGCGCCGGTGAGCTGGACCTCGTCGTGATCGCCACCCCGAACAAGACGCACGTCCCGGTCGCGAAGGCCGCCCTGGCGGCCGGGTTGCCGGTCGTCGTCGACAAGCCGATCGCCGGTACCGCCGCCGAGGCGCGCGAGCTGGCCGCGGTGGCCGAGGAGAGAGGGCTTCTCCTCTCCGTCTTCCAGAACCGCCGCTGGGACAACGACTTCCTGACCATCGCCCGGCTGATGGCCGACGGCGAACTCGGCGAGGTGCAGCGCTTCGAGTCCCGGTTCGAGCGGTGGCGCCCGCAGCTGAAGGGCGGCTGGCGCGAGTCGGGCGACCCGCAGGAGATCGGCGGCCTCCTCTTCGACCTGGGGAGCCACATCGTCGACCAGGCGCTGGTGCTCTTCGGCCCCGCCGTGCAGGTCTACGCCGAGTCGGACGCCCGCCGCCCCGGAGCGGCGACCGACGACGACACCTTCATCGCGATCACCCACGCCAGTGGGGTCCGCTCCCACCTGTACGCCAGCGCCACCACGGCCCAGCTCGGCCCGCGCTTCCGGGTGCTGGGCGGGCGGGCCGGCTACGTCAAGTACGGCCTGGACCCGCAGGAGGCGGCGCTGCGCGAAGGCCACCGCCCCGGCAGCGGCCAGGAGCCGTGGGGCGAGGAGCCCGAGGGCCTGTGGGGCCGGCTCGGCTCCGGCGAGTCCCCGCTGACCGGCGGCGGCCTCCCGGTCCGTACGCTGCCCGGCGACTACCCCGCGTACTACGCGGCCGTCGCCGCCGCCCTGCGCGGCACCGGCGAGAACCCGGTCACCGCCCTGGAGGCGGCAGCCGCACTGGACGTCCTGGAGGCGGCCCGCCGCTCCGCCCAGGAGGGCACCTCCGTCACCCTGGTCCCGCATCCGGGCGCCCCGGCCGCCCGGCCCTCCGGCACGCCGAGCACCGAGGAGACCCGGTCATGA
- a CDS encoding ROK family transcriptional regulator, which produces MRHHNAALVLDLLRGAGGDGISRLELAERTGLTPQAVSKITGRLRGEGLAAEAGRRASTGGKPRTVLRLVPDARYAVGLHLDRDELTAVLVDLAGAPVAIRTAPLDLGAPAADVVAEAAAAVAEVSAAAAVAAGGPAVLGVGVALPGPLDHRDGVLHRVTGFPQWDGFPLREALAARTGLPVSVDKDTNAAALGLALSDPAAGDFAYLHLGTGLGAGLVLGGALHRGARTGAGEFGHQTLQLDGPPCGCGGRGCVEALCLAAVARGDVAGAARVLGAGAANLVALLDIDRVVLGGRTVAAHEDIYVRGVRAVIEERAQREGAGTPVPVAVAGGGDRPVAEGAAHLVLGPLFGRADGRTAG; this is translated from the coding sequence CTGCGCCACCACAATGCCGCCCTCGTGCTCGATCTGCTGCGCGGCGCGGGCGGCGACGGCATCAGCCGGCTGGAGCTGGCCGAGCGCACCGGCCTCACCCCGCAGGCGGTCAGCAAGATCACCGGCCGGTTGCGCGGAGAGGGTCTCGCCGCCGAAGCGGGCCGCCGGGCGTCCACCGGCGGCAAGCCGCGCACCGTCCTGAGGCTGGTCCCGGACGCCCGGTACGCGGTCGGCCTCCACCTCGACCGGGACGAGCTGACCGCCGTCCTCGTCGACCTCGCCGGCGCCCCGGTCGCGATCCGGACCGCACCGCTCGACCTCGGCGCTCCGGCGGCCGACGTGGTCGCGGAGGCGGCGGCCGCGGTGGCGGAGGTGAGCGCGGCGGCGGCTGTGGCGGCGGGCGGTCCCGCCGTACTCGGGGTGGGTGTGGCCCTCCCCGGCCCGCTCGACCACCGCGACGGGGTGCTCCACCGGGTCACCGGCTTCCCGCAGTGGGACGGCTTCCCGCTCCGCGAGGCCCTCGCCGCCCGCACCGGCCTGCCCGTCTCCGTGGACAAGGACACCAACGCCGCCGCGCTCGGCCTCGCGCTGAGCGACCCGGCCGCGGGCGACTTCGCCTATCTCCACCTCGGTACGGGGCTGGGCGCCGGTCTCGTCCTCGGCGGGGCGCTGCACCGGGGCGCGCGCACCGGCGCCGGCGAGTTCGGGCACCAGACCCTCCAGCTGGACGGGCCGCCGTGCGGTTGCGGTGGGCGCGGCTGCGTCGAGGCGCTCTGCCTGGCGGCGGTGGCCCGGGGCGACGTCGCCGGCGCCGCCCGGGTCCTGGGCGCCGGAGCGGCCAACCTGGTGGCGCTGCTCGACATCGACCGGGTGGTGCTCGGCGGGCGTACGGTCGCGGCGCACGAGGACATCTACGTACGCGGCGTGCGCGCCGTGATCGAGGAGCGCGCCCAGCGTGAAGGCGCGGGTACACCGGTGCCGGTCGCGGTCGCCGGCGGGGGCGACCGCCCGGTCGCCGAGGGCGCGGCCCACCTGGTCCTCGGCCCGCTCTTCGGACGGGCGGACGGCCGGACGGCCGGGTAG
- a CDS encoding peptidase — MPPRPPARRRSPARLPWPPARLRDGRALTSLGLAAGIAVPGALLGGPSTAAAEPTAVRADQQPGCGDRAAKDFPIETRIHGGPDTYASGGGYGIWYLDLVNTTSESCRALHPVLVLTDQDRRLTPDQIQLAYAERTGTEAGTGTEHRVSWETTDRHEQIGVFGGGEGGDDFEGFTVPAGRTVTVRVRMAFTSDTRPGKVVANAAIVQRSPSGPGARAEADGPVVPADGEWVGESEEYPFAIVEGDMEGGTDLVLPSEEPLVGTDDATATENRTGPDSTAGPDSTAGTDEDTATDAGTDADAGTDADAGTDAEVGTDAGTGADTAGTATPTVPGARTDPAPSPDAGADPRTSPSAAPRTGTGTDPAPRTSAVPPGGTGLPRDPGGDPLPELARTGRVAGRAAALGTGAVAVALLLCGTAALLVARRVRGGRG; from the coding sequence ATGCCCCCCCGACCTCCCGCCCGACGGCGATCTCCCGCACGTCTGCCGTGGCCTCCCGCGCGACTGCGCGACGGACGCGCCCTCACCTCCCTCGGCCTGGCGGCCGGAATCGCCGTGCCGGGCGCCCTGCTCGGCGGCCCGTCGACCGCCGCGGCCGAACCCACCGCCGTACGCGCCGACCAGCAGCCCGGCTGCGGCGACCGGGCAGCCAAGGACTTCCCCATCGAGACCCGTATCCACGGCGGCCCGGACACGTACGCCTCCGGCGGGGGATACGGCATCTGGTACCTGGACCTCGTCAACACCACCTCGGAGTCGTGCCGGGCCCTGCACCCCGTCCTCGTCCTGACCGACCAGGACCGCCGGCTGACCCCGGACCAGATCCAGCTCGCGTACGCGGAGCGCACCGGTACGGAGGCGGGCACCGGTACCGAGCACCGGGTCAGCTGGGAAACCACCGACCGGCACGAACAGATCGGGGTCTTCGGCGGCGGGGAGGGGGGCGACGACTTCGAGGGCTTCACCGTCCCCGCCGGGCGCACGGTCACCGTCCGGGTCCGGATGGCCTTCACCTCCGACACCCGGCCGGGGAAGGTCGTGGCCAACGCGGCCATCGTGCAGCGCAGCCCCTCCGGTCCCGGCGCACGGGCGGAGGCGGACGGACCCGTGGTCCCGGCGGACGGGGAGTGGGTGGGGGAGTCGGAGGAGTACCCGTTCGCCATCGTCGAGGGAGACATGGAAGGCGGCACCGACCTGGTCCTCCCCTCCGAGGAACCCCTCGTCGGCACGGACGACGCGACGGCCACCGAGAACCGCACCGGCCCGGACAGCACGGCCGGTCCGGACAGCACGGCCGGCACGGACGAGGACACCGCGACCGACGCGGGCACGGATGCGGACGCCGGTACGGATGCGGACGCCGGTACGGACGCCGAAGTCGGTACGGACGCCGGAACCGGTGCGGACACCGCCGGCACCGCCACGCCCACCGTCCCCGGGGCCCGCACCGACCCCGCTCCGTCCCCGGACGCCGGTGCGGACCCGCGGACCAGCCCGAGCGCCGCTCCCCGCACCGGCACCGGCACCGACCCCGCGCCCCGCACCTCCGCCGTGCCCCCCGGCGGCACCGGCCTCCCCCGCGACCCGGGAGGCGACCCGCTCCCGGAGCTCGCCCGCACCGGTCGCGTCGCCGGGCGTGCGGCGGCCCTGGGCACCGGCGCGGTGGCCGTCGCGCTGCTCCTCTGCGGGACGGCGGCACTCCTCGTCGCCCGCCGCGTGCGGGGTGGGCGGGGGTGA
- a CDS encoding HAD-IIA family hydrolase has translation MAERKPIESWLTDMDGVLIHEGTPIPGADAFIKRLRESGKPFLVLTNNSIYTARDLHARLSRMGLDVPVENIWTSALATARFLDDQRPGGTAYVIGEAGLTTALHDIGYVLTDHAPDYVVLGETRTYSFEALTKAIRLINAGARFICTNPDETGPSAEGPLPATGSVAALITKATGKEPYFAGKPNPLMMRTGLNAIGAHSETSAMIGDRMDTDVLAGLEAGMETFLVLTGLTATADIDRYPFRPSNVVASIADLVDLI, from the coding sequence ATGGCAGAGCGCAAGCCGATCGAGTCCTGGCTGACCGACATGGACGGGGTACTCATCCACGAGGGCACGCCGATCCCCGGCGCGGACGCGTTCATCAAGCGGCTGCGGGAGTCCGGGAAGCCGTTCCTCGTGCTCACCAACAACTCCATCTACACCGCCCGCGACCTGCACGCCCGGCTCAGCCGCATGGGCCTGGACGTCCCGGTCGAGAACATCTGGACCTCCGCCCTGGCGACCGCCCGGTTCCTCGACGACCAGCGCCCCGGCGGCACGGCGTACGTCATCGGCGAGGCGGGACTCACCACCGCGCTGCACGACATCGGGTACGTCCTCACCGACCACGCCCCCGACTACGTGGTGCTCGGCGAGACCCGTACGTACAGCTTCGAGGCGCTGACCAAGGCGATCCGGCTGATCAACGCGGGCGCCCGCTTCATCTGCACCAACCCCGACGAGACCGGGCCGTCCGCCGAGGGCCCGCTGCCCGCCACCGGCTCCGTCGCGGCCCTGATCACCAAGGCCACCGGCAAGGAGCCGTACTTCGCCGGCAAGCCCAACCCGCTGATGATGCGCACCGGGCTCAACGCCATCGGCGCCCACTCCGAGACCAGCGCCATGATCGGCGACCGGATGGACACCGACGTGCTGGCCGGCCTGGAGGCGGGGATGGAGACGTTCCTGGTGCTCACCGGGCTCACCGCCACCGCCGACATCGACCGCTACCCCTTCCGGCCGTCCAACGTGGTCGCCTCGATCGCGGATCTCGTCGACCTGATCTGA
- a CDS encoding class F sortase, translating into MSAAPRPAGTGRLLTGVAWAVLLIGLWLWGRATAEGPGGISAPTTGDVAAVGRPVGASLPPAHDPLDASAPREVEIPSVGIDAPVVGRGPDGAGAVDPPPIGSAGAVGWYDGGTEPGAAGAALLVGHAGTETEPAVFHGLSAARTGARVRVVRADGTVAEFTVDDVRVLTRERFDARKAYGPRRDGRAELRLITRGGAYDRAAHAYTAHVVVSAYLTGAYPRDARPTGEDSGAAAGAPSRG; encoded by the coding sequence GTGTCCGCCGCCCCCCGTCCGGCGGGAACCGGACGTCTGCTCACCGGAGTCGCGTGGGCCGTCCTCCTGATCGGCCTCTGGCTCTGGGGCCGCGCGACCGCCGAAGGTCCGGGCGGCATCTCGGCACCGACCACCGGAGACGTCGCGGCGGTCGGGCGTCCCGTCGGTGCGTCGCTGCCACCCGCGCACGATCCACTGGACGCGTCGGCGCCGCGCGAGGTCGAGATCCCGTCCGTCGGAATCGATGCCCCCGTCGTCGGACGCGGACCCGACGGTGCGGGAGCCGTCGACCCGCCTCCGATCGGGAGTGCGGGCGCGGTCGGCTGGTACGACGGCGGCACCGAGCCCGGTGCCGCGGGCGCGGCCCTGCTGGTCGGGCACGCCGGCACGGAGACGGAGCCCGCCGTCTTCCACGGGCTGAGCGCGGCCCGCACCGGTGCGCGGGTCCGGGTGGTCAGGGCCGACGGCACGGTCGCCGAGTTCACCGTCGACGACGTGCGGGTCCTCACCCGGGAACGGTTCGACGCGCGGAAGGCGTACGGACCGCGTCGCGACGGCCGGGCCGAACTCCGGCTGATCACCCGCGGCGGGGCGTACGACCGGGCGGCGCACGCGTACACGGCGCACGTGGTGGTCTCCGCCTACCTCACGGGCGCCTACCCGAGGGACGCCCGCCCCACGGGCGAGGACTCCGGCGCCGCGGCGGGCGCTCCCTCCCGCGGGTGA